Proteins from a genomic interval of Benincasa hispida cultivar B227 chromosome 7, ASM972705v1, whole genome shotgun sequence:
- the LOC120081347 gene encoding uncharacterized protein LOC120081347 isoform X2 — protein MKVEGEPIVFHSNASPRFVPKSFECDNDAVNSGGMKLEDQKEFTSLLKGNEDANHNNTAADGWVAMKRECLDLDDFNEYDEVKAFVSPLTNSSKVDLFEEDSELYMEKSTVECQLPELIVCYKENICNIVKDICIDDGVPSRDKLLCGSSLDEKDVCSILPPWKDDLVRELEKRDIYASDDSEHSESFGNKDSPKQSDSNDLVRTPEAEYDVAYFTDNDMPMTDFVTESLKPLTNNKIEPHPRSEQVFIETTSLEVPVLACVAEESFSDSRETISESTTSALAPEESKNSDSANDVSYNSKVDKGNITFDFNSLASTASDGLEHCDNSDLNASAPSTSASVGCQETSSSNPLASADKCQAQCHDTSTNPKCVEYEDLPRLEYEDLPKTEVGNFDSHTVSSQVQHGGGYSGSISLRSDSSTTSTRSFAFPILQSEWNSSPVRMAKADRRHLRKHRGWRQGILCCRF, from the exons ATGAAAGTTG AGGGCGAGCCCATAGTTTTCCATTCAAATGCTAGCCCCAGGTTTGTTCCCAAGTCTTTTGAATGTGATAACGATGCTGTCAATTCTGGTGGGATGAAGCTTGAAGATCAGAAAGAATTTACAAGCCTTCTCAAAGGTAATGAGGATGCCAATCACAATAATACTGCTGCAGATGGCTGGGTTGCAATGAAACGTGAATGCTTAGATCTTGATGATTTTAATGAATATGACGAGGTTAAAGCCTTCGTGTCACCACTCACTAATTCTTCTAAAGTAGACTTGTTTGAGGAAGACTCGGAATTATACATGGAAAAGAGTACTGTTGAATGTCAACTTCCTGAACTAATAGTTTGTTACAAAGAAAATATTTGCAATATTGTGAAGGATATTTGTATTGACGATGGAGTACCTTCTCGGGATAAGCTCTTGTGCGGTAGTAGTTTGGATGAGAAGGATGTCTGTTCTATTCTCCCTCCTTGGAAGGACGACTTGGTAAGAGAACTAGAGAAAAGAGATATATATGCTTCAGATGATTCAGAGCATTCAGAATCTTTTGGCAATAAGGATTCACCCAAACAAAGCGATTCCAACGATTTGGTTAGAACACCTGAGGCAGAATATGATGTGGCATATTTTACTGACAATGATATGCCAATGACAGACTTTGTTACAGAGAGCTTAAAGCCACTGACCAACAATAAGATTGAGCCTCACCCTCGGTCTGAACAG GTTTTTATTGAAACTACGAGTTTGGAAGTCCCTGTTTTGGCATGTGTAGCTGAAGAATCTTTTAGTGACTCCAGAGAAACGATATCAGAGTCCACTACTTCAGCTCTAGCACCTGAAGAGTCCAAAAATAGTGATTCTGCGAATGATGTATCGTACAATAGTAAAGTGGACAAAGGAAACATTACGTTTGATTTCAATTCTTTAGCATCCACAGCTAGTGATGGACTGGAGCATTGTGATAACAGTGACTTGAATGCTTCAGCTCCTTCGACCAGCGCCTCGGTGGGCTGCCAAGAGACTAGCAGCTCCAACCCTTTAGCTTCTGCCGACAAATGTCAAGCACAATGTCACGATACTAGTACTAACCCTAAATGTGTGGAATATGAAGACTTACCACGATTGGAATATGAAGACTTACCCAAGACGGAGGTTGGGAATTTTGACAGTCATACAGTTTCAAGCCAAGTCCAACACGGCGGAG GTTACTCTGGCAGCATCTCTCTTCGGTCTGATAGCAGCACGACCAGCACCCGTTCGTTTGCCTTTCCCAT ATTACAATCCGAGTGGAATAGCAGCCCTGTTAGAATGGCAAAAGCTGATCGAAGGCATCTACGGAAGCATCGGGGTTGGAGACAAGGCATTCTGTGCTGTAGATTCTGA
- the LOC120081347 gene encoding uncharacterized protein LOC120081347 isoform X1 — protein sequence MKVEGEPIVFHSNASPRFVPKSFECDNDAVNSGGMKLEDQKEFTSLLKGNEDANHNNTAADGWVAMKRECLDLDDFNEYDEVKAFVSPLTNSSKVDLFEEDSELYMEKSTVECQLPELIVCYKENICNIVKDICIDDGVPSRDKLLCGSSLDEKDVCSILPPWKDDLVRELEKRDIYASDDSEHSESFGNKDSPKQSDSNDLVRTPEAEYDVAYFTDNDMPMTDFVTESLKPLTNNKIEPHPRSEQVFIETTSLEVPVLACVAEESFSDSRETISESTTSALAPEESKNSDSANDVSYNSKVDKGNITFDFNSLASTASDGLEHCDNSDLNASAPSTSASVGCQETSSSNPLASADKCQAQCHDTSTNPKCVEYEDLPRLEYEDLPKTEVGNFDSHTVSSQVQHGGGETSFSSLVLGETSFSSMVPLGSLMSNSGHIGYSGSISLRSDSSTTSTRSFAFPILQSEWNSSPVRMAKADRRHLRKHRGWRQGILCCRF from the exons ATGAAAGTTG AGGGCGAGCCCATAGTTTTCCATTCAAATGCTAGCCCCAGGTTTGTTCCCAAGTCTTTTGAATGTGATAACGATGCTGTCAATTCTGGTGGGATGAAGCTTGAAGATCAGAAAGAATTTACAAGCCTTCTCAAAGGTAATGAGGATGCCAATCACAATAATACTGCTGCAGATGGCTGGGTTGCAATGAAACGTGAATGCTTAGATCTTGATGATTTTAATGAATATGACGAGGTTAAAGCCTTCGTGTCACCACTCACTAATTCTTCTAAAGTAGACTTGTTTGAGGAAGACTCGGAATTATACATGGAAAAGAGTACTGTTGAATGTCAACTTCCTGAACTAATAGTTTGTTACAAAGAAAATATTTGCAATATTGTGAAGGATATTTGTATTGACGATGGAGTACCTTCTCGGGATAAGCTCTTGTGCGGTAGTAGTTTGGATGAGAAGGATGTCTGTTCTATTCTCCCTCCTTGGAAGGACGACTTGGTAAGAGAACTAGAGAAAAGAGATATATATGCTTCAGATGATTCAGAGCATTCAGAATCTTTTGGCAATAAGGATTCACCCAAACAAAGCGATTCCAACGATTTGGTTAGAACACCTGAGGCAGAATATGATGTGGCATATTTTACTGACAATGATATGCCAATGACAGACTTTGTTACAGAGAGCTTAAAGCCACTGACCAACAATAAGATTGAGCCTCACCCTCGGTCTGAACAG GTTTTTATTGAAACTACGAGTTTGGAAGTCCCTGTTTTGGCATGTGTAGCTGAAGAATCTTTTAGTGACTCCAGAGAAACGATATCAGAGTCCACTACTTCAGCTCTAGCACCTGAAGAGTCCAAAAATAGTGATTCTGCGAATGATGTATCGTACAATAGTAAAGTGGACAAAGGAAACATTACGTTTGATTTCAATTCTTTAGCATCCACAGCTAGTGATGGACTGGAGCATTGTGATAACAGTGACTTGAATGCTTCAGCTCCTTCGACCAGCGCCTCGGTGGGCTGCCAAGAGACTAGCAGCTCCAACCCTTTAGCTTCTGCCGACAAATGTCAAGCACAATGTCACGATACTAGTACTAACCCTAAATGTGTGGAATATGAAGACTTACCACGATTGGAATATGAAGACTTACCCAAGACGGAGGTTGGGAATTTTGACAGTCATACAGTTTCAAGCCAAGTCCAACACGGCGGAGgtgaaacaagtttctcttcTTTGGTACTTGgtgaaacaagtttctcttcTATGGTACCTTTGGGGAGTCTAATGTCTAATTCGGGCCATATAGGTTACTCTGGCAGCATCTCTCTTCGGTCTGATAGCAGCACGACCAGCACCCGTTCGTTTGCCTTTCCCAT ATTACAATCCGAGTGGAATAGCAGCCCTGTTAGAATGGCAAAAGCTGATCGAAGGCATCTACGGAAGCATCGGGGTTGGAGACAAGGCATTCTGTGCTGTAGATTCTGA
- the LOC120081347 gene encoding uncharacterized protein LOC120081347 isoform X3 yields MKLEDQKEFTSLLKGNEDANHNNTAADGWVAMKRECLDLDDFNEYDEVKAFVSPLTNSSKVDLFEEDSELYMEKSTVECQLPELIVCYKENICNIVKDICIDDGVPSRDKLLCGSSLDEKDVCSILPPWKDDLVRELEKRDIYASDDSEHSESFGNKDSPKQSDSNDLVRTPEAEYDVAYFTDNDMPMTDFVTESLKPLTNNKIEPHPRSEQVFIETTSLEVPVLACVAEESFSDSRETISESTTSALAPEESKNSDSANDVSYNSKVDKGNITFDFNSLASTASDGLEHCDNSDLNASAPSTSASVGCQETSSSNPLASADKCQAQCHDTSTNPKCVEYEDLPRLEYEDLPKTEVGNFDSHTVSSQVQHGGGETSFSSLVLGETSFSSMVPLGSLMSNSGHIGYSGSISLRSDSSTTSTRSFAFPILQSEWNSSPVRMAKADRRHLRKHRGWRQGILCCRF; encoded by the exons ATGAAGCTTGAAGATCAGAAAGAATTTACAAGCCTTCTCAAAGGTAATGAGGATGCCAATCACAATAATACTGCTGCAGATGGCTGGGTTGCAATGAAACGTGAATGCTTAGATCTTGATGATTTTAATGAATATGACGAGGTTAAAGCCTTCGTGTCACCACTCACTAATTCTTCTAAAGTAGACTTGTTTGAGGAAGACTCGGAATTATACATGGAAAAGAGTACTGTTGAATGTCAACTTCCTGAACTAATAGTTTGTTACAAAGAAAATATTTGCAATATTGTGAAGGATATTTGTATTGACGATGGAGTACCTTCTCGGGATAAGCTCTTGTGCGGTAGTAGTTTGGATGAGAAGGATGTCTGTTCTATTCTCCCTCCTTGGAAGGACGACTTGGTAAGAGAACTAGAGAAAAGAGATATATATGCTTCAGATGATTCAGAGCATTCAGAATCTTTTGGCAATAAGGATTCACCCAAACAAAGCGATTCCAACGATTTGGTTAGAACACCTGAGGCAGAATATGATGTGGCATATTTTACTGACAATGATATGCCAATGACAGACTTTGTTACAGAGAGCTTAAAGCCACTGACCAACAATAAGATTGAGCCTCACCCTCGGTCTGAACAG GTTTTTATTGAAACTACGAGTTTGGAAGTCCCTGTTTTGGCATGTGTAGCTGAAGAATCTTTTAGTGACTCCAGAGAAACGATATCAGAGTCCACTACTTCAGCTCTAGCACCTGAAGAGTCCAAAAATAGTGATTCTGCGAATGATGTATCGTACAATAGTAAAGTGGACAAAGGAAACATTACGTTTGATTTCAATTCTTTAGCATCCACAGCTAGTGATGGACTGGAGCATTGTGATAACAGTGACTTGAATGCTTCAGCTCCTTCGACCAGCGCCTCGGTGGGCTGCCAAGAGACTAGCAGCTCCAACCCTTTAGCTTCTGCCGACAAATGTCAAGCACAATGTCACGATACTAGTACTAACCCTAAATGTGTGGAATATGAAGACTTACCACGATTGGAATATGAAGACTTACCCAAGACGGAGGTTGGGAATTTTGACAGTCATACAGTTTCAAGCCAAGTCCAACACGGCGGAGgtgaaacaagtttctcttcTTTGGTACTTGgtgaaacaagtttctcttcTATGGTACCTTTGGGGAGTCTAATGTCTAATTCGGGCCATATAGGTTACTCTGGCAGCATCTCTCTTCGGTCTGATAGCAGCACGACCAGCACCCGTTCGTTTGCCTTTCCCAT ATTACAATCCGAGTGGAATAGCAGCCCTGTTAGAATGGCAAAAGCTGATCGAAGGCATCTACGGAAGCATCGGGGTTGGAGACAAGGCATTCTGTGCTGTAGATTCTGA